The genomic region CTTTCGGAAAACGATCTGCTTCGTGCGCTGACTGCCGAGTTGATGAGACTAACGCGATCGAGACGATGAGGGCTGTGGCAATGGGAGATCGTGATCCCAAAGAGTGGTGGTGTGATCAGCATATCGAGGTGTTCGAGGAAGAGACCCGTGATTGGGCAGAGGGTACTGAGAACGGGGTGTTTGACTGATGCGAATGAAAGACTACCCCGAGGACGACGGGAAAATGGTCTGGCTTTCCCTCGAGGAGGTCGACCAGCTGATCGCGGCCGCCGGCGACACCCGCCGCACCATCGCGATCTCCCTCGGGGCGCGCTGCGGGCTACGATCGAAAGAGATCACGGAGGTCACCCCCGCCGATATCGTCCAGAGTGAAGCCGGCGATCGCGTCCGCGTCTGGAAGGGCAAAGGCGACAAGTACCGCGAGTCGCCCCTCCCGCAGGATCTCTCCTCGCGTATCTCTGCGTACGCCGACGTCGGCGGCCTCGAGCCCGACGATCCGCTCGTCGACTGCGCGACCAGGACGCTCGAGCGCTGGGTGCACCACGCCGCCGATCGC from Halobacteria archaeon AArc-dxtr1 harbors:
- a CDS encoding site-specific integrase; translation: MRMKDYPEDDGKMVWLSLEEVDQLIAAAGDTRRTIAISLGARCGLRSKEITEVTPADIVQSEAGDRVRVWKGKGDKYRESPLPQDLSSRISAYADVGGLEPDDPLVDCATRTLERWVHHAADRVRAETGDDGWKFVTPHDLRRSWGTLLVEDDVEPGIIMEWGGWEDWETFREHYLGAYSMKKQKQEQAKVSWL